One uncultured Flavobacterium sp. genomic window carries:
- a CDS encoding MGMT family protein, with amino-acid sequence MAEDNFFEKVYAIARQIPHGKVTSYGAIAKALGTARSARMVGWAMNACHNMDDVPAHRVVNRKGLLTGKHHFDGTNLMQQLLESEGIVVENNQIIDFEKHFWQPEISTI; translated from the coding sequence ATGGCTGAAGATAATTTTTTTGAAAAGGTTTATGCAATCGCCAGACAAATTCCGCACGGAAAAGTAACTTCTTATGGCGCTATTGCAAAAGCTTTAGGAACTGCACGTTCTGCCCGAATGGTTGGCTGGGCAATGAATGCTTGTCATAATATGGATGATGTTCCAGCGCATCGCGTTGTAAACAGAAAAGGACTTTTGACGGGAAAACATCATTTTGACGGAACTAATTTAATGCAGCAACTTCTGGAAAGCGAAGGTATTGTGGTTGAAAACAATCAAATTATAGATTTCGAGAAACACTTTTGGCAACCTGAAATTTCCACCATATAA
- a CDS encoding sigma-54 dependent transcriptional regulator, whose amino-acid sequence MRKKQAQILIVDDQEEILFSAKMILKKHFETIFTTNSPQKIISLLSENDINVVLLDMNYRIGFEDGREGIHWLKEIKTLSPQTIVILMTAFGKIETAVEGIKIGAFDYVLKPWHNEKLLETIDKAVAESRKNIKKVVVEKTEKRYFVGTSQKIKQAYSIAEKVAKTDANVLILGENGTGKYVFAEFIHQNSERKDKPFVHVDLGSLSDNLFESELFGYAKGAFTDAKTDTAGRFEMASNGTIFLDEIGNIPLHLQAKLLHVLQTKTVTRLGESKARPLNVRIIAATNSDIKAEVKNKTFREDLLYRINTLEIHLPSLRERKDDIVPMAHFLLDQIADKYNQENLRFEDNAAPYLEKYPWKGNVREMENKIERALILADNNTISVHDLDILNFEDFQENDENPLSEMERNVIEKALFKHNGNISKTAEELGLSRAALYRRIEKYDLKNT is encoded by the coding sequence ATGCGAAAAAAACAAGCCCAAATATTAATCGTTGACGATCAGGAAGAAATTCTTTTTTCGGCAAAAATGATTCTCAAAAAGCATTTCGAGACTATTTTTACAACAAATAGTCCCCAAAAAATCATTTCACTTTTAAGCGAAAATGATATAAATGTGGTTTTATTAGACATGAATTATAGAATTGGTTTTGAAGATGGGCGAGAAGGAATTCATTGGCTAAAAGAAATTAAGACACTTTCGCCACAAACAATCGTGATTTTAATGACCGCTTTTGGTAAAATTGAAACCGCTGTTGAAGGAATAAAAATTGGTGCTTTTGATTATGTTTTAAAACCCTGGCATAACGAAAAACTTCTCGAAACAATTGATAAGGCTGTCGCCGAAAGCAGAAAAAACATCAAAAAAGTAGTAGTTGAAAAAACAGAAAAAAGATACTTTGTTGGAACTTCTCAGAAAATAAAACAAGCTTATTCTATTGCCGAAAAAGTAGCTAAAACCGATGCTAATGTTTTGATTCTGGGCGAAAACGGAACTGGTAAATATGTTTTTGCAGAGTTTATTCATCAGAATTCAGAACGAAAAGATAAGCCTTTTGTACACGTTGATTTGGGATCTTTAAGTGATAATTTGTTCGAAAGCGAGCTTTTTGGATACGCAAAAGGCGCTTTTACAGATGCAAAAACAGATACCGCCGGAAGATTTGAAATGGCATCAAACGGAACCATTTTTCTGGATGAAATTGGGAATATTCCGCTTCATCTACAAGCTAAATTGTTACATGTTTTACAAACCAAAACAGTCACTCGTCTCGGCGAAAGCAAAGCCAGACCGTTAAATGTTCGCATTATTGCAGCGACAAACAGTGATATAAAAGCTGAGGTAAAGAACAAAACATTTCGCGAAGATTTGCTTTATAGAATCAATACATTGGAAATTCATTTGCCATCCTTACGGGAACGAAAAGATGATATTGTGCCGATGGCGCACTTTCTTTTAGATCAAATTGCTGATAAATACAATCAGGAAAATTTGAGATTTGAAGATAATGCAGCGCCATATTTAGAAAAATATCCCTGGAAAGGAAATGTACGTGAGATGGAAAATAAGATTGAACGAGCTTTAATTTTAGCCGATAATAATACAATTTCTGTACACGATTTAGACATTTTAAACTTTGAAGATTTTCAGGAAAATGATGAAAATCCATTATCTGAAATGGAACGAAATGTTATTGAAAAAGCCTTGTTTAAACACAACGGAAACATTAGCAAAACGGCTGAAGAATTAGGTTTATCAAGAGCTGCATTATACAGAAGGATTGAAAAATACGATTTAAAAAATACTTAA
- a CDS encoding ABC transporter ATP-binding protein, with protein sequence MITIQNLTKVFRTEEVETSALSGITLEIKKGDFLTIMGPSGCGKSTLLNIIGLLDGANDGSYKLLSQEMIGLKEKGRAQVRKENIGFIFQNFNLIDELSVYDNIELPLLYNNVKASERKQKIETIAEKLNISHRLRHFPQQLSGGQQQRVAVARALVNDPKIILADEPTGNLDSKNGNEVMELLTDLHAKGATILMVTHSDYDASFSQRTIHMKDGVIFSERLNQRNVDVFMDAK encoded by the coding sequence ATGATAACAATTCAAAATTTAACCAAAGTTTTTAGAACCGAAGAAGTAGAAACTTCAGCTCTAAGCGGTATTACATTAGAAATTAAAAAAGGTGATTTTTTAACTATCATGGGACCTTCAGGTTGCGGAAAATCTACTTTATTAAACATCATTGGACTTCTGGATGGTGCCAATGACGGAAGTTATAAATTATTAAGTCAGGAAATGATTGGCTTAAAAGAAAAAGGAAGAGCTCAGGTTCGTAAAGAAAATATAGGATTCATTTTTCAGAATTTTAATCTGATCGACGAACTTTCTGTTTATGATAATATCGAATTGCCTTTGCTTTATAACAATGTAAAAGCTTCTGAAAGAAAACAAAAAATCGAAACTATTGCTGAGAAATTAAATATTTCGCACCGTTTGAGACATTTTCCTCAACAACTTTCAGGAGGACAACAACAAAGGGTTGCCGTTGCAAGAGCTTTGGTTAACGACCCGAAAATCATTCTGGCCGATGAGCCAACCGGAAACTTAGACAGTAAAAACGGTAATGAAGTGATGGAACTTTTGACTGATTTACATGCTAAAGGTGCCACAATTTTGATGGTTACCCACTCTGATTATGATGCTTCGTTTTCACAAAGAACAATTCATATGAAAGATGGTGTTATATTCTCTGAGCGATTAAATCAGAGAAATGTTGATGTTTTTATGGACGCTAAATAA
- a CDS encoding HlyD family efflux transporter periplasmic adaptor subunit — MDKVIPRKNRKFRYLTIAIAVFLVLAVVIFFSFSTKRSLNVKSDELTVQKIEKEFFEDFVVFQAKVEPLNVMLVNVTEGGSVKEIFVENGAMVTKGQSLARLYNPNTELNYLTQETAIIEQINNLNTGKLNIRNQELNLNKDFVLIEHDYNDAKRLYDMNAKLYDKEVISKNDWNTFKESLRFQEERKRTIQQSIQKEKQTNQIQISQINRSIQTMEKSLDILRNNKKNFLITAPETGRLTSFEPVLGKTFQAGESIGKIDSKRGYKLTADVDEFYLEKVRESLKGQVEFKGKTLEVLVTKVIPEVKNGHFTVELAFTSKEQIVLQDGLSFGVKLILSEKNKTLVISKGSFSQETAGKWIFVVKGNKAERRNIKLGRENPSYYEILDGLKEGESVITSSYADYKDIEELSINSSQ; from the coding sequence ATGGACAAGGTAATCCCTCGTAAAAATAGAAAATTTAGATATCTCACAATAGCAATTGCTGTTTTTTTAGTTCTGGCTGTTGTCATCTTTTTTTCTTTTAGCACAAAAAGAAGCTTAAATGTAAAATCAGACGAGCTTACGGTACAAAAAATTGAAAAAGAGTTTTTTGAAGATTTCGTCGTTTTTCAGGCTAAAGTTGAGCCTCTGAATGTAATGTTGGTAAATGTTACTGAAGGCGGATCTGTAAAAGAAATTTTTGTCGAAAATGGTGCAATGGTAACTAAAGGGCAATCGTTGGCTCGTTTATACAACCCGAATACTGAACTTAATTATCTGACTCAGGAAACGGCGATTATTGAACAAATCAACAATTTGAATACCGGAAAACTGAACATCAGAAATCAGGAATTGAACCTGAATAAGGATTTCGTTTTAATCGAACACGATTATAATGATGCAAAAAGGCTATACGATATGAATGCGAAGTTGTATGATAAAGAGGTGATTTCTAAAAATGACTGGAATACTTTTAAAGAAAGTCTTCGTTTTCAGGAAGAACGCAAAAGAACGATTCAGCAAAGTATTCAAAAAGAAAAACAAACAAATCAGATTCAGATTTCGCAAATCAATCGTTCGATTCAAACTATGGAGAAAAGTTTGGATATTTTGAGAAACAACAAAAAGAACTTTTTGATTACGGCTCCGGAAACGGGTAGATTGACTTCATTTGAACCTGTTTTGGGTAAAACTTTTCAGGCTGGTGAAAGCATCGGAAAAATCGATTCGAAACGTGGTTATAAACTTACTGCTGATGTTGATGAATTTTATCTTGAAAAAGTTCGGGAAAGCTTAAAAGGTCAGGTCGAATTTAAAGGAAAAACGCTTGAAGTTTTGGTTACCAAAGTAATTCCTGAAGTTAAAAATGGGCATTTTACAGTAGAATTGGCTTTTACATCAAAAGAGCAAATCGTTTTACAGGACGGACTTAGTTTTGGTGTAAAACTTATTTTATCTGAAAAGAATAAAACTTTGGTTATTTCAAAAGGAAGCTTTAGTCAGGAAACTGCAGGAAAATGGATTTTTGTAGTAAAAGGCAATAAAGCCGAAAGAAGAAACATAAAACTTGGCCGAGAAAATCCTTCGTATTATGAAATTCTTGACGGTCTAAAAGAGGGCGAATCTGTGATTACTTCGTCGTATGCAGATTATAAAGATATTGAGGAGTTATCGATCAATAGTTCGCAGTAA
- a CDS encoding HAMP domain-containing sensor histidine kinase: protein MKNWKFYNALFVRVLFVMMLFFFCVFLIYKMFYYNAFLVGFFVIVMLSEMYFFVKNRLLFYDRTLLSMLKNDFTTNFPEANKRDSFKSLYLLYDALKVQQQEQTSKELVYQSILNSIDTAALILEKESEEWNIFLMNDCFSNLFKVPKVSHWKYLKNYLPSLCAEIENVGFTDLKSAISIKIEEQDLQTFVLQTSHAKTYNKEYFIVLLDSIQRVIEKKEKEAWINLMKIISHELMNSLTPIRALSQNLLHIVDQEKLEDDDFDDIKSSISTIINRSDHLQVFVENYRKLAMLPTPAKQMTPINSLFEDCLRIMSPILKAENIELINDIHSSRSILIDKNQMEQVIINLITNSIYALKEKNEKKMYVSSYTENNRFFITISDNGKGIDPEIQDKVFLPFFTTRKDGAGIGLTLSKNIIEAHGGYLSYQTDEDKTSFVICLI from the coding sequence ATGAAAAACTGGAAGTTTTATAATGCATTGTTTGTGAGAGTATTGTTTGTAATGATGCTCTTTTTCTTTTGCGTCTTTTTGATTTATAAAATGTTTTATTACAATGCCTTTCTGGTTGGTTTTTTTGTCATTGTAATGTTGTCTGAAATGTATTTTTTTGTCAAAAACAGATTGTTGTTTTATGACAGAACATTACTTTCTATGTTAAAAAATGATTTTACAACTAATTTTCCCGAAGCCAATAAAAGAGATAGTTTCAAAAGTTTATATCTTTTATACGATGCCTTAAAAGTACAGCAACAAGAACAAACCTCGAAAGAACTTGTTTATCAATCTATTTTAAACAGTATCGATACAGCTGCATTAATCTTAGAAAAAGAAAGTGAAGAATGGAATATTTTTTTGATGAATGACTGTTTTTCAAACTTGTTTAAAGTGCCAAAAGTAAGTCATTGGAAATACCTTAAAAATTATTTGCCTTCACTTTGTGCTGAAATTGAAAATGTAGGTTTTACAGATTTAAAATCGGCGATTTCGATTAAAATAGAAGAACAGGATTTACAGACTTTTGTGTTGCAAACGTCACATGCGAAAACATATAACAAAGAATATTTTATAGTTTTATTGGATAGCATTCAGCGTGTAATCGAGAAAAAAGAGAAAGAAGCCTGGATTAATCTGATGAAAATTATTTCGCATGAATTAATGAATTCCCTAACTCCAATTCGCGCGCTTTCGCAGAATTTGCTGCACATCGTCGATCAGGAAAAACTAGAAGACGACGACTTTGATGATATCAAAAGCAGTATTTCGACCATTATTAATCGAAGCGATCATTTGCAGGTTTTTGTAGAGAATTACCGTAAACTCGCAATGCTGCCAACGCCAGCCAAACAGATGACGCCAATTAATTCTTTATTCGAAGATTGTCTCCGAATTATGAGTCCGATTTTGAAAGCAGAAAATATCGAATTGATAAATGATATTCACAGCTCACGTTCGATTTTAATTGATAAAAATCAGATGGAGCAAGTGATTATTAATTTAATTACAAACAGTATTTATGCCTTGAAAGAGAAAAATGAAAAGAAAATGTATGTGTCGAGTTACACAGAAAACAATCGTTTTTTCATTACAATTTCTGATAACGGAAAAGGAATCGATCCTGAAATTCAGGACAAAGTATTTCTTCCATTTTTTACCACTCGAAAAGATGGAGCCGGAATTGGATTAACGCTTTCTAAAAATATTATCGAAGCACACGGCGGTTATTTAAGTTACCAAACCGATGAGGATAAAACGAGTTTTGTTATTTGCCTGATTTAA